From Prosthecobacter vanneervenii, the proteins below share one genomic window:
- the msrA gene encoding peptide-methionine (S)-S-oxide reductase MsrA, whose translation MKTALTLLTTFLMASLAPHSPAADAAPAKTETAVIGGGCFWCVEAQYLLVKGVKSVVSGYAGGKTENPTYEQVCTGDTGHAEVVKIEFDPAVVTYKEIIDLFWDAHDPTSVTKEDGVHHGKFLPKGTAYQGNDYGTQYRSAIYYTTEEQHQIAEASKAEVQKKWKDPIATEIAPLKKFYPAEDYHQNFKALNPNQGYVRAVVTPKTEKFKHTLEEKGKIKPEAK comes from the coding sequence ATGAAAACCGCGCTCACCCTCCTCACCACCTTTCTCATGGCCTCGCTCGCCCCGCACTCCCCTGCCGCAGACGCGGCCCCTGCCAAAACTGAAACCGCTGTGATCGGCGGCGGCTGCTTCTGGTGCGTGGAGGCGCAGTACCTCCTGGTCAAGGGGGTGAAGAGCGTGGTCAGCGGCTACGCCGGCGGCAAGACCGAAAACCCCACCTATGAGCAGGTTTGCACGGGAGACACCGGCCACGCCGAAGTGGTGAAGATCGAGTTCGACCCCGCCGTGGTGACCTACAAGGAGATCATCGACCTCTTCTGGGACGCGCACGACCCCACCAGCGTGACCAAGGAAGACGGCGTGCACCATGGCAAGTTCCTGCCCAAAGGCACCGCCTACCAGGGCAACGACTACGGCACCCAGTACCGCTCCGCCATCTACTACACCACCGAGGAGCAGCACCAGATCGCCGAAGCCTCCAAGGCCGAGGTGCAGAAGAAGTGGAAAGACCCCATCGCCACGGAGATCGCCCCGCTGAAGAAGTTTTATCCTGCCGAGGACTACCACCAGAACTTCAAGGCCCTGAACCCCAACCAGGGCTACGTGCGCGCCGTCGTCACCCCGAAGACTGAGAAGTTCAAGCACACGCTGGAGGAGAAGGGCAAGATCAAGCCCGAGGCGAAGTAA
- a CDS encoding GumC domain-containing protein codes for MSASRILIRVIIVLVCVLVGASIGVSRQALRLTSQPSEFRSLAKLVAGGNLSNGGLNWKEQQQDFYGTILETVESAEMSRRALERVRALNPEYKDKKCDVAIRAVQNKGSGIINILATGDEPKYTRLFLDALLDEYISFRQSIREQAQGKVLQHFLNEVVSKQKAMEDSMEKLKAARAQGVDTLSVRSDLERQVGRLNAQRNQRDDIRFKLRTMKDDDAGRGPMQALLETTESEIRDIERYLDIKDAALSELKAWQEKFAADKLAYEKLFNEVEKLQTIFNTQSDYVAIQERATPASENVENWVMPFVIGAVAGGLPFGIVGLVLSLLLVRAPKPPQVPTPIV; via the coding sequence ATGAGTGCAAGCCGCATCCTTATCCGCGTCATCATCGTTCTGGTCTGTGTGCTGGTAGGCGCCAGCATCGGGGTTTCCCGGCAGGCGCTGCGCCTCACGAGTCAACCGTCGGAGTTTCGATCTCTGGCCAAGCTGGTGGCCGGCGGGAATCTCAGCAATGGGGGGCTGAACTGGAAGGAGCAGCAGCAGGACTTTTACGGAACGATCCTTGAAACCGTGGAATCTGCCGAAATGAGCCGCCGCGCCCTGGAGCGCGTGCGGGCGCTGAACCCCGAGTACAAAGACAAGAAGTGCGATGTGGCCATCCGTGCCGTCCAGAACAAGGGCAGCGGCATCATCAACATCCTCGCGACGGGGGATGAACCCAAATACACCCGCCTCTTTCTCGATGCATTGCTGGATGAGTACATCTCCTTCCGGCAGAGCATTCGCGAGCAGGCCCAGGGCAAGGTGTTGCAGCACTTTCTCAATGAGGTGGTGTCAAAACAGAAGGCCATGGAAGATTCCATGGAAAAGCTGAAGGCGGCACGTGCCCAGGGGGTGGACACACTCAGCGTCAGGTCAGACCTGGAGCGGCAGGTGGGGCGCCTCAATGCCCAGCGCAACCAGCGAGACGATATCCGCTTCAAGCTCAGGACGATGAAGGATGACGATGCCGGCCGCGGGCCCATGCAAGCGCTACTGGAAACCACCGAATCCGAAATTCGCGACATCGAAAGGTACCTGGACATCAAGGATGCCGCCCTCTCAGAACTGAAAGCGTGGCAGGAAAAATTCGCTGCTGACAAGCTGGCCTATGAGAAGCTCTTCAACGAAGTGGAAAAGCTGCAGACCATCTTCAACACGCAGAGCGACTACGTGGCCATCCAGGAGCGCGCCACGCCTGCCAGCGAAAACGTCGAGAACTGGGTCATGCCATTCGTGATTGGTGCAGTCGCAGGCGGTCTGCCGTTTGGCATCGTGGGCCTGGTGCTGAGCCTGCTGCTGGTGCGTGCGCCCAAGCCGCCGCAGGTCCCGACGCCCATCGTGTGA
- a CDS encoding DUF2157 domain-containing protein: MSNNHHRWLLEQLPQWEREGLVSTDAARTLRERHAVDDSQPGAAQIVMGALGALLIGSGLIAIIGFNWDDFTRPVRLMFAFVPLLLTQLFSFRALQRGEATAAWVRETAALLQALATGACIALVSQIYNLGGEWPDFLFWWLLLSLPLVWVLRSSAVAIFYLIGIAVWSVAQVEHSRPWYDSPLLYPLLLLGLLPYWPGWKNKATLSLSVRWVMTLSAIFGLCSAAVFACDRSTTTGHGYYENCFFWLWTLTAAVLALFPLNPSCLDEPTRRKPQVVLGSLWLLGYGVAATFHGTSREILRGMPHALHLPWCWGLLTVLAAFLVLAFLRRRWAVLAIASISLLPVLMIPLYRPKAQPDGMLLSWLALLHLSAIGITLIVLEFAGKKGAPRLGATLLSVLIIARMADSDLSLLTKGVAFIGVGIAFLGFNILMGRMLKQKTAAPLPA; encoded by the coding sequence ATGAGCAACAATCATCACCGCTGGCTTCTTGAGCAGCTCCCGCAATGGGAGCGTGAAGGTTTGGTTTCCACTGACGCGGCGCGCACTTTGCGCGAGCGCCATGCGGTGGATGACTCCCAGCCCGGCGCGGCGCAGATCGTGATGGGCGCGCTCGGGGCGCTGCTCATCGGCAGCGGCCTGATCGCCATCATCGGTTTCAACTGGGATGACTTCACGCGTCCGGTGCGGCTCATGTTTGCCTTTGTGCCGCTGCTGCTCACGCAGCTCTTCAGCTTTCGTGCTTTGCAGCGTGGAGAGGCCACGGCGGCCTGGGTACGGGAGACGGCCGCGCTGCTGCAGGCGCTGGCCACGGGCGCGTGCATCGCGCTGGTCTCGCAAATCTACAATCTCGGCGGCGAGTGGCCGGATTTCCTCTTCTGGTGGCTGCTGCTCAGCCTGCCTCTGGTCTGGGTGCTGCGCTCCAGCGCCGTGGCCATCTTTTACCTCATCGGCATCGCGGTGTGGAGCGTGGCCCAGGTGGAGCATAGCAGGCCGTGGTATGACAGTCCCCTGCTCTACCCGCTGCTGCTGCTGGGCCTGCTGCCGTACTGGCCGGGGTGGAAAAATAAGGCCACGCTTTCCCTCTCCGTGCGCTGGGTCATGACGCTCAGCGCCATCTTCGGCCTGTGCAGCGCGGCGGTGTTTGCCTGTGACCGCAGCACCACCACCGGCCACGGCTACTACGAGAACTGCTTCTTCTGGCTCTGGACGCTGACCGCTGCCGTGCTGGCTCTCTTTCCGCTCAATCCAAGCTGCCTCGACGAGCCCACCCGCCGCAAGCCGCAGGTGGTGCTCGGCAGTCTTTGGCTTCTGGGCTACGGCGTGGCCGCGACTTTCCATGGGACCAGTCGTGAAATTCTACGAGGGATGCCCCATGCCCTGCATCTGCCCTGGTGCTGGGGCTTGTTGACTGTGCTGGCAGCGTTTCTGGTGCTGGCCTTCCTGCGCAGGCGCTGGGCGGTGCTGGCAATCGCTTCGATTTCCCTGCTGCCCGTGCTCATGATCCCGCTCTATCGTCCCAAGGCCCAGCCTGATGGCATGCTGCTCTCCTGGCTGGCGTTGCTGCATCTGTCGGCCATCGGCATCACGCTCATCGTGCTGGAGTTTGCTGGAAAGAAAGGCGCTCCGCGTCTCGGTGCCACGCTGCTCTCGGTGCTCATCATCGCCCGCATGGCGGACAGCGATCTCTCCCTGCTGACCAAAGGTGTGGCCTTCATCGGCGTCGGCATCGCCTTCCTGGGTTTCAACATCCTCATGGGCCGCATGCTCAAACAGAAAACCGCTGCTCCCCTTCCCGCATGA
- a CDS encoding GDYXXLXY domain-containing protein, whose protein sequence is MKTFPLIIFGIAALAQWAAPLSQIWTHEQVLAQGTLIRLKCQAPDPYDPLRGRYLAVRPVLREATLPAGLKLQKGMQVYALLTPGADGIATISALSLTPPADGAYIRLRAGYVYSDKASIEWPFDRFYVNEKLAPEADKWFAENIRGDKGITAEVRVLNGRAVLADLSLDGKPFREILKERAK, encoded by the coding sequence ATGAAAACGTTTCCCCTCATCATCTTCGGCATCGCCGCGCTGGCGCAGTGGGCGGCGCCCCTGTCCCAAATCTGGACGCATGAGCAGGTGCTGGCCCAAGGCACGCTCATCAGGCTCAAGTGCCAGGCCCCGGACCCCTACGACCCGCTACGCGGACGCTACCTGGCCGTGCGACCCGTTTTGCGGGAGGCCACCTTGCCGGCGGGCCTGAAGCTGCAGAAAGGCATGCAGGTGTATGCGCTGCTCACCCCCGGTGCGGACGGCATTGCCACCATCTCCGCTCTCTCGCTCACGCCCCCGGCTGACGGCGCGTACATCCGTCTCAGGGCAGGCTACGTGTACAGTGACAAAGCATCTATCGAGTGGCCCTTTGACCGCTTTTACGTGAACGAAAAGCTCGCGCCTGAGGCGGACAAATGGTTCGCCGAAAACATCCGGGGAGACAAAGGCATCACCGCCGAAGTCCGCGTGCTCAACGGGCGCGCCGTCCTTGCGGACCTGAGCCTCGACGGCAAGCCTTTCCGCGAGATCCTCAAGGAGCGGGCGAAGTGA
- the hemC gene encoding hydroxymethylbilane synthase, whose product MTPAKIILGTRGSELALTQTTMVTAALQSAHPHLQIERQIIQTSGDKRQDLRFSEFSDVAQVDKGIFIKELEIALADKQIAAAVHSLKDVPSDLAAGFTIAAVLPRAAIEDVLVSAHPYTLETLPQGARVGTSSVRRAAQLKFLRPDVEIVEIRGNVPTRVKKVLGENALDAVLLAAAGLLRLGLLNANLSRIHIDTHTLYGLVLDPVKFLPAAGQGAIAIECRADDQSTIAAIRALNDAETEARITAEREFLKILGAGCQTPVGAHTWVTEGQLHMSVRVFNEADLSLPPVEREAKRPVAEAAQLAKDLAGML is encoded by the coding sequence ATGACCCCCGCAAAAATCATCCTCGGCACCCGTGGCAGCGAACTGGCCCTCACGCAGACCACCATGGTCACCGCCGCGCTGCAGTCCGCGCATCCGCATCTGCAGATCGAGCGCCAGATCATTCAGACCAGCGGGGACAAACGCCAGGACCTGCGCTTTTCCGAGTTCAGCGACGTGGCGCAGGTGGACAAAGGCATCTTCATCAAGGAGCTGGAAATCGCGCTGGCAGACAAGCAGATCGCCGCCGCCGTGCACAGCCTCAAGGACGTGCCCAGCGACCTCGCCGCCGGATTCACCATCGCCGCCGTGCTGCCGCGTGCTGCGATCGAGGACGTGCTGGTCTCCGCGCATCCCTACACGCTGGAAACCCTGCCGCAGGGGGCGCGCGTGGGCACCAGCAGTGTGCGCCGCGCCGCGCAGCTCAAGTTTCTTCGCCCGGATGTCGAGATCGTGGAGATCCGTGGCAACGTGCCCACCCGTGTGAAGAAGGTGCTGGGAGAAAACGCGCTGGATGCCGTGCTGCTGGCCGCCGCTGGTCTGCTGCGTCTGGGCCTGCTGAATGCGAACCTCAGCCGCATCCACATCGACACCCACACTCTCTATGGTCTGGTGCTTGATCCCGTGAAATTCCTGCCCGCCGCCGGCCAGGGTGCCATCGCCATCGAATGCCGGGCGGATGATCAGTCCACCATCGCTGCCATCCGTGCGCTGAACGATGCCGAGACAGAAGCCCGCATCACCGCCGAGCGTGAATTTTTGAAGATCCTCGGTGCCGGATGCCAGACCCCCGTGGGCGCGCATACCTGGGTCACTGAAGGCCAGCTGCACATGAGCGTGCGCGTCTTCAATGAAGCGGATCTTTCCCTGCCGCCCGTGGAGCGCGAGGCCAAGCGCCCCGTGGCCGAAGCTGCGCAGCTGGCCAAGGACCTTGCGGGGATGCTGTAA
- a CDS encoding RNA polymerase sigma factor: MSQQGTSAGEVADHFFRHEGAKVIATLTAHLGTHQLQLAEDVVQEALLRALQTWSYHGVPENPAAWLTQVAKNLALNALRREQRWNEKQDGIAAEQERWLSSPAEDMKHETFADDTLRMMFVCFHPELAAEAQTALALRTLCGFSPAEIAAAFLTSEAAVAKRLVRARQRIRDLALPFVVPEPGELSARLSGVLHTLYLLFNEGYKASTGDRLVRNDLCHEAIRLLTLVTEHPATQEPRALALLSLMLLNAARLHTRTDDAGHLLRLHEQDRTAWDQAMIQRSIVCLRQASQGGGLSVYHIEASIAATHCLAVDAASTDWPRILHLYDQLLAITGSPVTAMNRSVAVARVHGPQAGLDALRSIQQRSVLEISHLYYAIGGTFAAELGQTETACAHFEQALKLATLPAEREFISRRIEECHGKT; encoded by the coding sequence ATGAGCCAGCAGGGCACCAGTGCAGGTGAGGTGGCCGATCACTTCTTCCGCCATGAAGGCGCGAAGGTGATCGCCACGCTCACCGCGCACCTCGGCACGCACCAGCTGCAGCTGGCGGAGGATGTGGTGCAGGAGGCGCTGCTGCGTGCGCTGCAGACCTGGTCCTACCACGGTGTGCCTGAGAATCCCGCCGCGTGGCTCACGCAGGTGGCGAAGAACCTCGCACTCAACGCCCTGCGGCGGGAGCAGCGCTGGAACGAGAAACAGGACGGCATCGCTGCGGAGCAGGAGCGGTGGCTTTCCTCACCGGCTGAAGACATGAAGCACGAAACCTTTGCCGACGACACTCTGCGCATGATGTTCGTCTGCTTTCATCCCGAGCTCGCCGCAGAGGCGCAGACGGCGCTGGCGCTGCGAACGCTCTGCGGCTTCAGCCCGGCGGAGATCGCCGCCGCATTCCTCACCAGCGAGGCCGCAGTGGCCAAGCGTCTCGTGCGCGCACGGCAGCGCATTCGCGATCTGGCGCTGCCCTTTGTCGTTCCTGAGCCGGGAGAGCTCTCCGCACGTCTCAGCGGCGTGCTGCACACACTGTACCTGCTTTTTAATGAAGGCTACAAAGCCTCCACCGGCGACCGCCTGGTGCGTAACGATCTCTGCCACGAGGCCATCCGGCTTCTCACACTGGTCACTGAGCATCCCGCCACCCAGGAGCCGCGCGCCCTGGCCCTGCTTTCGCTGATGCTGCTCAATGCCGCACGGCTGCACACGCGCACCGATGACGCGGGCCATCTCCTGCGCCTGCACGAGCAGGACCGCACCGCGTGGGATCAGGCCATGATCCAGCGTAGCATCGTATGTCTGCGCCAGGCTTCGCAGGGTGGTGGGCTCAGTGTTTATCACATCGAGGCCAGCATCGCCGCCACGCATTGCCTGGCGGTCGATGCCGCATCCACCGACTGGCCGCGCATCCTGCATCTCTACGATCAGCTTCTCGCCATCACCGGCTCTCCCGTCACGGCGATGAATCGCTCCGTGGCTGTGGCGCGTGTTCACGGCCCACAGGCCGGGCTCGATGCCCTGCGCAGCATCCAGCAGCGCAGCGTGCTGGAAATCTCCCATCTCTACTATGCCATCGGCGGCACCTTCGCCGCCGAGCTCGGCCAGACCGAGACCGCATGCGCCCACTTTGAGCAGGCGCTCAAACTAGCCACGCTGCCTGCGGAGCGCGAATTCATCTCCCGACGCATCGAGGAGTGCCATGGAAAAACCTGA
- a CDS encoding YciI family protein, whose translation MKSEPTSQYMFLVRGGSCSSGHSPEEMQAHMKEVYNWIDDLTKKGIFSAAQPLTQEGKIVSGPGLVSDGIAAESKEAVGGFFILNVASMDEAVRIAESSPMFGNGGRLEVRRIAALTACD comes from the coding sequence ATGAAATCCGAACCCACCTCTCAATACATGTTTCTTGTCCGCGGCGGCTCATGCAGCTCCGGACATTCTCCCGAAGAAATGCAGGCCCACATGAAGGAGGTCTACAACTGGATCGACGACCTCACTAAAAAGGGCATCTTCAGCGCGGCACAGCCACTGACCCAGGAAGGCAAAATCGTCTCCGGCCCAGGCCTCGTGTCCGACGGCATCGCCGCTGAATCCAAGGAGGCGGTGGGCGGCTTCTTCATCCTCAATGTGGCATCGATGGACGAAGCCGTGCGCATCGCCGAGTCGTCTCCCATGTTTGGCAACGGCGGGCGGCTGGAGGTCCGCCGCATCGCCGCGCTCACTGCTTGCGACTGA
- a CDS encoding DUF899 domain-containing protein: protein MKTKHSIASRAEWLEARKALLAEEKQLTRQMDAISAKRRALPWVKIDKDYQFESGGGRVSLADLFCGKSQLVIQHFMLGPGWEEGCPSCSYMADHTDCMLPHLAARDVTMLAVSRAPLAEIEAFKKRMGWSFGWVSSHGSDFNHDFHVSFTEKDVESGKVDYNYTAQPFGSTEAPGISVFQKEADGTIYHTYSVYGRGVELMMGTYRILDLVPKGRDEDSLEWTMQWVRHHDRYDATSPSKCGCHAEEAKA from the coding sequence ATGAAAACTAAACACAGCATTGCATCTCGGGCCGAATGGCTTGAGGCCCGGAAGGCGCTCCTCGCGGAGGAAAAGCAGCTCACCCGGCAGATGGACGCCATCAGCGCCAAGCGCCGCGCCCTGCCTTGGGTGAAGATCGACAAGGACTATCAGTTCGAAAGCGGAGGCGGCCGCGTTTCGCTGGCGGATCTCTTCTGCGGAAAGAGCCAGCTCGTCATTCAGCACTTCATGCTGGGGCCCGGCTGGGAGGAGGGCTGCCCCAGCTGCTCCTACATGGCCGACCACACCGACTGCATGCTGCCGCACCTGGCCGCGCGAGATGTCACGATGCTGGCCGTGTCCCGTGCGCCGCTGGCGGAGATCGAAGCCTTTAAAAAACGCATGGGCTGGAGCTTCGGCTGGGTGTCCTCCCACGGCAGCGATTTCAACCACGACTTCCACGTCTCCTTCACCGAGAAGGATGTGGAGAGCGGCAAGGTGGACTACAACTACACCGCGCAGCCCTTTGGCAGCACGGAGGCACCGGGCATCAGCGTTTTCCAAAAGGAAGCCGATGGCACGATCTACCACACCTACTCCGTTTATGGCCGTGGTGTGGAGCTGATGATGGGCACCTACCGCATTCTCGATCTGGTGCCGAAAGGCCGTGATGAGGACAGCCTGGAATGGACCATGCAGTGGGTGCGCCACCACGACCGCTATGACGCCACCTCACCCTCGAAATGCGGCTGCCACGCGGAGGAGGCCAAAGCATGA
- a CDS encoding glycoside hydrolase family 99-like domain-containing protein, giving the protein MKPALLLILAIATSSVSLFAEESRPLVGAIRWDAWYSDKGPVKEVERSLGPPKYHFRLPWFARLQGGDKVSINGDSEAIMQQELDYAATAGLDYWAFLDYGPGSDMTHAFNRFLAAADKRGLRFCFIEEGASIDGRGPKDWPRVIEHFKNPHYLRVLDGRPLLCVFARPKKYGREVFDQLRQLTVAAGMPEPYLVLMGWNPAEEREKLGFDAVSEYAAVGTGYSPKPVAYEQLVSKHVAQELWQKWEHDRTPCITFATAGWDTRPRQERPPSWCRWIKAEPDLTPPEQQKPLRDAVTAKPEQIAKHVLEAVHWTRSHRDLNPANCVLIYGWNENDEGGWLIPTLGDDGKPDDSRIQALGKVLRSH; this is encoded by the coding sequence ATGAAGCCTGCTCTGTTGCTTATTCTCGCCATCGCCACGTCTTCCGTCAGCCTTTTTGCAGAGGAAAGCCGTCCGCTCGTCGGGGCCATCCGCTGGGATGCGTGGTATTCAGACAAAGGCCCGGTCAAGGAAGTGGAGCGCTCTCTGGGGCCGCCCAAGTACCACTTCCGCCTGCCGTGGTTTGCGCGCCTTCAGGGCGGCGACAAGGTGAGCATCAATGGCGACAGCGAAGCCATCATGCAGCAGGAGCTGGACTATGCCGCCACTGCCGGTCTGGATTACTGGGCCTTTCTGGACTATGGCCCGGGCAGTGACATGACGCATGCGTTCAACCGCTTCCTCGCGGCGGCGGACAAGCGCGGGCTGCGCTTCTGCTTCATCGAAGAAGGCGCAAGCATCGATGGCCGTGGTCCGAAAGACTGGCCGCGTGTGATCGAGCATTTCAAAAACCCGCACTACCTCCGTGTGCTGGATGGCCGCCCGCTGCTCTGCGTCTTTGCACGCCCGAAAAAATATGGCCGCGAGGTGTTTGATCAGCTGCGCCAGCTCACCGTCGCTGCGGGAATGCCGGAGCCCTACCTCGTGCTCATGGGCTGGAACCCGGCTGAGGAACGGGAGAAGCTGGGCTTTGATGCGGTGTCTGAGTACGCGGCCGTGGGCACCGGTTACTCGCCCAAGCCCGTGGCGTATGAGCAGCTCGTGAGCAAGCATGTGGCGCAGGAGCTGTGGCAGAAATGGGAGCACGACCGCACGCCGTGCATCACCTTTGCCACGGCTGGTTGGGACACCCGCCCGCGCCAGGAGCGGCCACCAAGCTGGTGCCGCTGGATCAAAGCCGAGCCGGATCTCACACCGCCCGAGCAGCAAAAGCCGCTGCGGGATGCTGTGACAGCGAAGCCGGAGCAGATCGCCAAGCATGTGCTGGAGGCCGTGCATTGGACGCGCTCCCATCGCGACCTCAATCCTGCCAACTGCGTCCTCATCTACGGCTGGAATGAAAACGACGAAGGCGGCTGGCTCATCCCCACCTTGGGCGATGATGGCAAGCCCGACGACTCACGCATTCAAGCGCTCGGTAAAGTCCTTCGCTCC